A single Crateriforma conspicua DNA region contains:
- a CDS encoding SLATT domain-containing protein — translation MTTTPDEFAMHSCRRTMRCNGAGLARFHEWKINLSGPLIAAVRPTRIALSDDPNPNDAVPGSDAPAADDDADSTFGTVAQKYERLHDKLDKTARSRFIAARRFELHETLSLYTVVLMSCAVIALTLFDSLDMLPQEAEKFSSFLQVFCAVGVLVYSVILSKSDFALQSYRHHECAMALNKIRSTVYKHTIEEPKTDQYNRAAEEYAKVLDRFDNHLNLDFRVMQMQTPMYRKEYGVNWWFMLKVRAEFVLVYWHYLLFSLLAVVGPIAVYLQNSE, via the coding sequence GTGACGACGACGCCTGACGAATTTGCGATGCACAGTTGCCGACGAACCATGCGATGCAACGGAGCCGGACTTGCAAGATTTCACGAATGGAAGATCAACCTTTCCGGCCCGCTGATCGCCGCCGTTCGCCCAACAAGGATAGCTTTGTCTGACGATCCGAATCCAAACGACGCTGTGCCCGGCTCTGACGCCCCAGCCGCAGATGATGACGCCGATTCAACTTTCGGCACCGTCGCACAGAAATACGAGCGTCTACACGACAAACTCGACAAAACCGCTCGGTCGCGGTTTATCGCTGCTCGTCGATTCGAGCTGCACGAAACCCTATCGCTCTATACCGTGGTTTTGATGTCGTGTGCTGTGATCGCACTTACTCTCTTCGATTCTTTGGACATGCTTCCACAAGAAGCTGAGAAGTTCTCATCCTTCCTTCAGGTCTTTTGTGCGGTCGGCGTACTCGTATATTCCGTGATCCTCAGTAAAAGTGACTTTGCTCTCCAGTCTTATCGACACCATGAATGTGCGATGGCTTTGAACAAGATCCGCAGCACGGTTTACAAGCACACGATAGAAGAGCCCAAAACCGACCAGTACAACCGGGCCGCTGAAGAATACGCGAAGGTTCTCGATCGGTTTGACAACCACTTGAACCTCGACTTTCGCGTAATGCAGATGCAGACTCCAATGTACCGGAAGGAATACGGCGTAAATTGGTGGTTTATGCTCAAGGTCCGTGCCGAGTTTGTGCTCGTCTATTGGCACTACTTGCTTTTCTCACTGCTGGCCGTCGTTGGGCCAATCGCCGTTTATCTCCAGAACTCAGAGTGA
- a CDS encoding DUF6966 domain-containing protein, with amino-acid sequence MDDDNQRIIADADSQLIGKLDQILTLLGNGHWSKHFQTVRQELTGAETWEQKHTAASRIRSVYGGMGSFNDWYVDGDVDGVDFDDLRTQLYELSRTYERPEVARALLENEGLA; translated from the coding sequence ATGGACGATGACAATCAACGAATCATCGCCGATGCTGACTCACAGCTGATTGGCAAACTAGACCAGATCCTGACATTGCTCGGAAATGGTCACTGGTCAAAGCATTTTCAAACCGTGCGACAAGAATTGACCGGGGCAGAGACGTGGGAACAGAAACATACCGCAGCATCCCGCATCAGATCGGTTTATGGTGGAATGGGGTCTTTCAATGACTGGTACGTTGACGGGGACGTTGACGGCGTCGATTTTGATGACTTGAGAACCCAGCTATACGAACTGTCACGGACATATGAACGCCCGGAAGTTGCGCGTGCGTTGCTTGAGAACGAAGGTCTCGCGTAA